In the Nicotiana tabacum cultivar K326 chromosome 16, ASM71507v2, whole genome shotgun sequence genome, one interval contains:
- the LOC107825488 gene encoding amino acid transporter AVT6A has translation MTYSDRKHRRSPKTTPLLPQKDANFGHSEAGFDGASFSGAVFNLSTTMVGAGIMALPATLKQLGAIPGLIVIILAAMLTEKSIEMLLRFTRVSKSASSYSGLAGDAFGGFGRTLLETCIVINNLGMLVVYMIIIGDVLSGTSSDGVHYSGVMEEWFGQHWWTVRSNILLLTTLLVFVPLVSFKRVDSLRYTSAMSVALAVVFVVITAGIVIVKFINGSIAMPRLLPKLVDQASFWKLFTTVPVLVTAYICHHNIHPIENELRDGSQMKSIVRTSIALCTTVYVATSFFGFLLFGDHTLDDVLANFDGELGIPYSSLLNDVVRVSYVIHLMLVFPIVFFSLRLNMDGLFFPYAIPIAYDNRRFFSVTAALICFIFLGANCVPSIWDAFQFTGATATVSVGFIFPAAIVLRDTHGIATKRDRLVSWVMILLAVSSSTVAICSDIYSIFNIGVEA, from the exons ATGACCTACTCCGACCGGAAGCATCGTCGGAGCCCTAAAACCACCCCTCTTCTGCCGCAAAAGGACGCCAATTTCGGCCATTCCGAAGCCGGATTCGACGGCGCTTCCTTCTCCGGCGCCGTCTTCAATCTCTCCACTACAATGGTCGGCGCCGGAATTATGGCACTTCCGGCTACTCTTAAGCAACTCGGTGCAATTCCAGGTCTTATCGTTATAATCCTCGCCGCTATGCTGACGGAGAAGTCAATTGAAATGTTGCTTAGATTCACCAGAGTTTCCAAATCCGCCTCCTCCTACTCCGGCCTCGCCGGCGATGCGTTCGGCGGATTTGGCCGTACTTTATTGGAAACTTGTATCGTGATTAACAATCTCGGAATGCTTGTTGTCTACATGATCATTATTG GTGATGTATTATCTGGAACTTCATCAGATGGGGTACACTATTCAGGTGTAATGGAAGAATGGTTTGGTCAACATTGGTGGACTGTGCGCTCTAACATATTGCTTCTTACTACACTCCTTGTCTTTGTTCCTCTTGTTTCATTCAAACGTGTTG ATTCATTGAGATATACATCAGCCATGTCAGTCGCTCTAGCTGTTGTATTTGTGGTAATCACAGCTGGAATAGTCATTGTTAAGTTCATTAATGGAAGCATTGCAATGCCCCGCTTGCTGCCGAAACTTGTTGATCAGGCATCTTTCTGGAAGCTTTTCACAACTGTCCCTGTACTTGTCACTGCCTATATTTGCCATCACAATA TACATCCAATAGAGAATGAGCTAAGAGATGGCAGCCAGATGAAGTCAATAGTCCGGACTTCAATTGCGTTATGCACAACTGTATATGTGGCAACCAGCTTTTTTGGATTCCTTCTCTTTGGCGATCATACCTTGGATGATGTACTCGCCAACTTTGACGGTGAACTTGGGATTCCTTATAGCTCATTGCTTAATGATGTGGTGCGAGTGAGCTATGTCATCCACTTGATGCTTGTTTTCCCAATTGTTTTCTTTTCCCTTCGCCTCAATATGGATGGCCTCTTTTTCCCATATGCAATTCCTATTGCCTATGATAATCGCAGATTCTTTTCAGTCACAGCAGCTCTCATCTGTTTCATTTTTTTGGGAGCAAATTGTGTACCTAGCATTTGGGATGCATTCCAGTTTACTGGTGCCACAGCTACTGTCTCTGTTGGTTTCATTTTTCCGGCTGCTATTGTCCTTAG GGATACACATGGAATTGCAACCAAGAGGGACAGGTTAGTATCATGGGTCATGATACTGTTAGCGGTTTCATCAAGCACTGTGGCAATCTGCAGTGACATTTACAGCATTTTCAATATTGGAGTTGAAGCTTAG